In Nostoc sp. CENA543, a single genomic region encodes these proteins:
- a CDS encoding Nif11-like leader peptide family natural product precursor, whose translation MAFENVRAFYERLANDEAFRSQMQQVESKDECSQVVKAAGFEFTQTEFEEYTTQLLESAAGEGELRDLDEQELEAVFGGASSLLDKIRIQPLYGVIVWPPKPPYAQPLYGVIVSEEF comes from the coding sequence ATGGCTTTTGAAAATGTCAGAGCTTTTTATGAAAGATTGGCTAATGATGAAGCTTTCCGCTCTCAAATGCAACAAGTTGAAAGCAAAGATGAATGTAGCCAAGTGGTGAAAGCTGCTGGTTTTGAATTTACCCAAACAGAGTTTGAAGAATATACGACTCAATTATTAGAGTCAGCAGCTGGCGAAGGCGAACTCAGAGATTTAGATGAACAAGAATTAGAGGCAGTCTTTGGTGGTGCTTCCTCTTTACTTGACAAAATTCGCATTCAACCTTTGTATGGCGTGATTGTTTGGCCTCCTAAGCCACCTTATGCTCAACCTTTGTATGGGGTTATAGTTAGCGAGGAATTTTAG